In Candidatus Zixiibacteriota bacterium, one DNA window encodes the following:
- the trpE gene encoding anthranilate synthase component I: MSFLDSILAIKPGAKLPLRVEEIHLPGDLETPVSAYLKLKSVGARFLLESAEDPTSIGRYSFIGITPSLLLRIERDKTVVMTGAEQTAIPHGSSTDPFTGIGTILDRCRIDGAASDLPLLGGMVGYVGYEIVEFFEPTLQGLLARAEQPYGLFYFVDTLLVFDHFSRSLRLVQLNAGSSEDSSNSPQIPLETIRHALMMPLPDAKPFARRNGNGGRTSVDQNGYERMVASGKRHIGYGDIFQVVLSQHLEQESSVDGFEIYRALRMVNPSPYMFYLDFGDIELIGSSPEAMVKLRGDQAIIRPIAGTRPRGQTADDDARLAAELSRDEKECAEHVMLVDLARNDLGRVCRFGSIETPQFMQLEQYSHVMHLTSTVTGRLRSGCTSLDLFRSAFPAGTVSGAPKLRAMEIIADLERSVRGPYAGAVGYLSLSGDLDMCITIRTIVKRSSLLRLQAGAGIVADSVPEREYMETWNKMAALREAIRRAEERWS; this comes from the coding sequence ATGAGTTTCCTGGACTCCATACTCGCGATTAAGCCCGGCGCGAAGTTGCCGCTCCGGGTTGAGGAGATCCATCTGCCCGGAGATCTGGAGACACCTGTTTCCGCCTATCTGAAACTGAAGTCGGTAGGCGCACGTTTTCTTCTGGAGTCAGCCGAAGATCCGACCTCGATCGGCCGATATTCGTTCATTGGCATTACGCCCTCCCTCCTCTTGCGGATTGAACGGGACAAAACGGTGGTAATGACCGGGGCAGAGCAGACCGCAATTCCGCATGGTTCGTCCACCGATCCATTCACCGGCATCGGGACTATTCTCGATCGATGCCGGATCGACGGAGCAGCTTCCGATCTGCCTCTGCTGGGCGGGATGGTCGGATATGTCGGCTACGAGATTGTCGAGTTCTTCGAGCCGACCCTTCAGGGTCTGCTTGCCCGCGCGGAACAGCCCTACGGGCTTTTCTATTTCGTGGACACGCTGCTGGTCTTCGACCACTTCAGCAGATCCCTGCGACTCGTACAGCTTAACGCCGGTTCCAGCGAGGACAGCTCCAACTCGCCACAGATTCCTCTCGAAACGATCCGCCACGCCCTCATGATGCCACTACCCGATGCGAAACCGTTCGCGCGGAGAAATGGCAACGGCGGCAGAACATCGGTCGACCAGAACGGCTATGAACGGATGGTCGCATCCGGAAAACGTCACATCGGGTATGGCGATATCTTCCAGGTCGTACTCTCGCAGCATCTGGAACAAGAGAGCTCGGTCGATGGATTCGAAATTTACCGGGCTCTTCGCATGGTGAACCCCTCTCCATACATGTTCTATTTGGACTTTGGCGATATCGAGTTGATCGGCTCTTCACCTGAGGCAATGGTTAAACTACGCGGTGATCAGGCGATTATTCGTCCTATTGCCGGCACCAGACCTCGAGGGCAGACCGCCGACGATGACGCACGCCTCGCAGCAGAACTGAGCCGGGACGAGAAGGAGTGCGCCGAACATGTCATGCTGGTGGACCTGGCACGGAATGACCTTGGTCGCGTCTGCCGGTTCGGAAGCATCGAAACACCGCAGTTCATGCAATTGGAGCAGTACTCACACGTGATGCACTTGACCTCCACCGTGACCGGCCGGCTGCGCTCCGGCTGCACGTCACTGGATCTGTTCCGGTCTGCATTCCCTGCTGGTACGGTCTCCGGAGCGCCCAAGCTCAGAGCCATGGAAATAATCGCCGATCTGGAGCGGTCAGTCCGTGGGCCCTATGCAGGTGCTGTCGGCTACCTGTCGCTGTCCGGCGATCTGGACATGTGCATCACAATCAGGACTATCGTGAAACGCAGCAGCCTGCTTCGCCTGCAAGCCGGTGCGGGTATAGTCGCCGACTCTGTACCTGAACGGGAGTATATGGAGACCTGGAACAAAATGGCGGCGCTTCGGGAAGCCATCAGGAGAGCCGAAGAGAGGTGGTCATGA
- a CDS encoding sigma-70 family RNA polymerase sigma factor yields MDINELYQQARSGDVRAREQLFLSLSERFRLLAHHRVWNRSDEEEVAQEALAAVASGFGDLDIRESFSAWAYKVFDNRLLAYVKRRKSTRNRNEPLFEQIPAQDANDDLRGRLLDCLRKLIVNNQRYVRILNLGYQGYAMVEICERMRITKNNAYVVLSRARSLLKHCLETGKVA; encoded by the coding sequence ATGGATATCAACGAGTTGTATCAACAGGCGCGGTCCGGCGACGTGCGCGCGAGGGAACAACTTTTTCTTTCGCTTAGTGAAAGATTTCGACTTCTGGCGCACCATAGGGTGTGGAATCGAAGTGACGAAGAGGAGGTAGCTCAGGAAGCGTTGGCTGCGGTTGCAAGTGGGTTCGGCGATTTGGATATCCGAGAAAGTTTCAGTGCCTGGGCCTATAAGGTGTTCGATAACAGGCTCCTGGCATATGTGAAACGTCGGAAGAGCACCCGCAACAGGAACGAGCCGCTGTTTGAACAAATACCCGCACAGGATGCCAACGATGATCTGCGCGGCCGGCTTCTCGACTGCCTCAGGAAATTGATTGTGAACAATCAGCGGTATGTCCGGATCCTGAACCTTGGATACCAGGGGTATGCCATGGTGGAGATCTGTGAGCGGATGAGGATAACGAAAAACAACGCGTATGTTGTACTCAGCCGGGCTCGCTCGCTGCTCAAGCACTGTCTGGAGACAGGGAAGGTTGCCTGA
- a CDS encoding zf-HC2 domain-containing protein: protein MSKCSNPELAVKLHAWELNLLSEDERQAVEEHILVCEACFEQARQFSEPIGLLRRDDQVRRLIADASQDLALESESHAVGKSFWTRIVALPTLARYLAAAAVLVLVAVTVFRIAWFDGSDSGPVQVITLTTTRAVGSSVIEREAGGMAQIRFYVPTEGLIFPLRVEIFTLDGESVVSERVPDPVDSMGYGRISLPVRSLAPGVYRLRLFSGGAGDDALIREYSFLVR from the coding sequence ATGTCGAAATGCTCCAATCCCGAGTTGGCAGTGAAACTTCACGCCTGGGAGCTGAATCTCCTGAGCGAAGACGAACGGCAGGCGGTCGAAGAACACATTTTGGTTTGTGAAGCCTGTTTCGAACAGGCCAGGCAGTTCAGCGAGCCGATCGGCCTGTTACGGCGCGATGACCAGGTCCGCAGACTGATCGCAGATGCTTCTCAGGATCTGGCCCTGGAATCGGAATCTCACGCGGTCGGCAAGTCCTTTTGGACCCGAATCGTGGCGCTACCGACCCTCGCACGATACCTTGCGGCGGCAGCCGTTCTGGTATTGGTGGCCGTTACGGTTTTCCGCATCGCGTGGTTTGACGGATCCGACTCTGGCCCAGTCCAGGTGATCACATTGACGACCACCCGTGCGGTTGGTTCGTCGGTGATCGAGCGAGAGGCTGGCGGTATGGCGCAGATTCGATTCTATGTCCCGACCGAAGGGTTGATCTTTCCTCTCAGAGTCGAGATATTCACATTAGATGGGGAGAGCGTCGTTTCCGAACGGGTCCCAGATCCTGTGGACAGTATGGGATACGGCCGCATATCGCTCCCAGTCAGGAGCCTTGCGCCCGGCGTGTACCGCCTGCGTCTGTTTTCGGGCGGCGCCGGTGACGACGCGTTGATCCGCGAGTATTCGTTCCTGGTCCGGTGA
- a CDS encoding M14 family zinc carboxypeptidase yields the protein MQVWRRLLKWALVTFVGLVVVLTTASTTRADETYIRLTVKSPAEIGKLTKLVSIDNVVADTVYAYANARQLTELGETGFTYQRLPHTSDGFVPRMADGKAPFAWDIYPTYELYVSMMQQYAQNYPTLCRLDTIGYSVQGRMLLMATISDNVNTEEDEPEVLYTSSMHGDELTGYVLMLRLIDSLLVGYGADAPTMDMVNGLKIYINPLANPDGAYYGGNSSVSLARRYNANGIDLNRNYPDPQDGQHPDGNAWQPETIAFMNFADSHYPVIAANFHGGAEVLNYPWDTWVTRHADDAWFQLICRQYADTCHIYAPSGYLTDLDNGITNGYDWYEVDGGRQDYMNYWHGCREITIELSSTKLLPAAQLPSYWEYNRRSFIQYLRQAFYGFRGLVTGSQTGLPLAATIRVLGHDVDNSEMFSDPTLGDYHRMIKAGTYTLEASAAGYLPDTMANIAITDGGTVLLDFQLDPIPSVPSLAFVAHSADMFEVGDTTSFGVTLVNNGGGAATSAVGTLTSSDGLVTILVDTSSFSPIPPLGGSAVSSSLFQFTVSPPAAPGRVIPFTLHVTADGGYADSVSFTALLGQRIETFESGTFTRFAWQAGGNQPWMISSVSPHEGIRAARSGVIGNSQTSQLLLTDADLMAGSISFWFRVSSEAGFDSLSFAIDGVSKGKWSGEVPWTQMSYPVTAGTHTFKWVYAKDISAASGSDAAWIDYVVLPYHDVQSCCVASTGNIDGDTGDIVDISDLSLMVDYLFFGGSISNCFEENDTDRSGSIDISDLSGLVDFLFFSGTLPACP from the coding sequence ATGCAGGTATGGCGACGACTGTTGAAGTGGGCTTTAGTGACATTTGTTGGTCTGGTGGTAGTATTGACTACCGCCTCAACCACGAGAGCAGATGAGACATATATACGGTTGACAGTCAAGTCTCCCGCCGAGATCGGGAAACTGACCAAACTGGTCTCCATCGATAACGTCGTCGCCGACACGGTGTACGCGTACGCCAACGCGCGGCAACTGACTGAGCTTGGTGAAACAGGCTTCACTTACCAGCGGCTGCCGCATACTTCCGACGGTTTTGTCCCGCGCATGGCGGACGGCAAAGCACCGTTCGCCTGGGACATTTATCCCACGTATGAGCTGTATGTTTCCATGATGCAGCAATATGCGCAGAACTATCCGACCCTCTGCCGGCTGGACACGATCGGCTATTCTGTACAAGGACGGATGCTGCTCATGGCGACCATTTCAGACAATGTCAACACGGAAGAGGACGAACCGGAAGTGCTGTACACCTCGAGCATGCATGGTGATGAGTTGACCGGCTACGTGCTGATGTTGCGGCTGATTGATTCACTGCTGGTCGGGTACGGGGCGGACGCACCGACAATGGATATGGTGAACGGGCTGAAGATATACATCAACCCATTGGCCAATCCGGATGGCGCATACTATGGCGGCAACAGCAGTGTGAGTCTGGCTCGAAGGTACAACGCCAACGGCATCGATCTCAACCGCAACTATCCTGATCCACAGGATGGGCAGCACCCGGACGGCAATGCCTGGCAGCCTGAGACAATAGCGTTCATGAACTTCGCCGACAGCCACTATCCGGTCATCGCGGCGAATTTTCATGGCGGCGCTGAAGTGCTTAATTACCCGTGGGACACCTGGGTCACCCGTCATGCCGATGATGCCTGGTTTCAACTTATATGCCGACAGTACGCGGATACCTGCCATATATATGCCCCGTCAGGTTATTTGACCGACCTCGACAACGGTATCACCAATGGATACGACTGGTACGAGGTTGATGGCGGCCGCCAGGACTATATGAATTACTGGCATGGCTGCCGGGAGATTACGATCGAACTTTCATCGACCAAGCTCCTGCCGGCGGCCCAGCTTCCCAGCTACTGGGAATACAATCGGCGGTCGTTCATTCAGTATCTCCGCCAGGCATTCTACGGCTTCCGCGGATTGGTGACCGGTTCGCAGACCGGCCTGCCTCTGGCAGCGACTATCCGAGTACTCGGCCATGATGTCGACAATTCGGAGATGTTCAGCGACCCCACACTCGGGGACTATCACCGCATGATCAAAGCCGGCACATACACTCTGGAGGCGAGTGCCGCCGGTTACCTGCCCGATACAATGGCAAACATCGCCATTACCGATGGTGGCACAGTACTCCTCGATTTCCAGCTCGACCCGATTCCCAGCGTCCCTTCCCTCGCCTTCGTCGCACATAGCGCCGATATGTTTGAGGTTGGCGACACCACCTCGTTCGGCGTCACGCTCGTCAACAATGGCGGGGGAGCCGCAACTTCAGCCGTCGGCACGTTGACCAGCTCGGACGGTCTGGTTACGATACTGGTCGACACCTCGTCGTTTTCCCCAATACCACCGCTGGGTGGATCGGCCGTTTCGAGCAGCCTGTTTCAGTTCACGGTCTCCCCTCCGGCAGCTCCGGGGCGGGTCATACCTTTTACTCTGCATGTCACGGCAGACGGCGGCTATGCCGATTCAGTCTCGTTCACGGCTCTCCTCGGTCAACGGATCGAAACGTTTGAAAGCGGGACTTTCACCCGATTCGCCTGGCAGGCCGGCGGCAATCAGCCCTGGATGATCAGCAGTGTCAGCCCGCATGAAGGAATTCGGGCTGCCCGGTCAGGTGTCATCGGCAACAGCCAAACGAGCCAGCTGCTTTTGACCGATGCCGATCTAATGGCCGGTTCGATTTCGTTCTGGTTCAGGGTGTCATCGGAGGCGGGCTTTGATTCACTCTCGTTCGCTATCGACGGTGTCAGCAAAGGGAAATGGTCCGGCGAGGTCCCCTGGACGCAGATGAGCTACCCGGTGACAGCCGGTACGCACACTTTCAAATGGGTTTACGCCAAAGATATCAGCGCAGCCTCGGGCAGTGATGCGGCGTGGATCGATTATGTCGTTCTCCCCTACCACGACGTGCAGTCATGTTGTGTGGCCTCAACAGGCAACATCGATGGGGATACCGGAGATATTGTGGATATTTCCGACCTCTCGCTGATGGTAGACTATCTGTTCTTCGGGGGGAGTATTTCGAACTGCTTTGAGGAAAACGATACTGATCGATCCGGAAGTATAGATATCTCGGACCTGTCCGGACTGGTGGATTTCCTGTTCTTCAGCGGAACGCTGCCCGCTTGTCCGTAG
- a CDS encoding CHAT domain-containing tetratricopeptide repeat protein yields MNFNRNMVAGALTLVSVCFRVAPVVAQDRPLEADPAIQQDQLQVIRADSLARVQNHAAAIGLAHEALGTVLDRTEDKDTLAILWLNKLGIYFYQTAQYDSAEFYWRRSLRATEDWFGNDHPSVAKSLNNLAVLHRDKGNYSLALPLYLRALEIWEHAYGPDHQLVATAANNLGYCYHYLGRYDDARVLYERALAGWTKAYGAVHHDVARAIINLANLARDLGRFAEAERRLRDALNTMQHVYQTAHPDIAYCLNNLAFVCWKQARYDDAKDLYRQALAINEKSLGPNHPYVAYSLHGLAKLEIESRDYPAAESLLLRALAVRRETFGNEHVEVATIENDLAAMYLDYGRREPAGQLVEHALTIRERAYGPVHSDVANSLYTLATLRQQELKPRETESLTTQAVAVWEKCLGKSHDNVAAGLELLAQLALEKGQPEDGLDAALRACAIRLRNFRANGMALSERDALAFGGSLRQSLDLTLEIYFGIDVPSRAATETVCDLILGTKGMVTDQLFEQRQLSRVRQDTLSGRLTETLRRTKFRLSELYAQGQSDDAVAYSHATDSLSKVAEGIEQELALLGGSFPARSGQRPVTTLNMRQALPQASVMMEFIRYRHRHAEYAVDGESYAVIVLRPDDPEMLVRLGPADSLHVLINEYRRQFSAIASGEIAPDSRAETTYRRIAQSLSDFVWRPIARYVKPGERLFLACDGALNLVSFASLPVEDDRYLIDIHPVHYLSSGRDILRPSARKKASNRLLVIGDPDYFAWATESTGRSVDTPRAIQTPGVRGQVAPCVTLENLVASPLPGTRREVETIAEQWSRGHGNQITMLLGAEASEEQVVASMPSAGFIHIATHGFFLSDTCLPNWPASRLSALAPTARLNPLLLSGLLLAGVNNRTSGSGSGDGILTAYEVSALDLDATRLVFLSACESGAGQLVDGEGVYGLRRAFQMAGASTVVSSLWPVSDELTGDLVAWFYENRSSVLPDRMRDLQVRKLNELRRSNRPTHPYLWAGFIAVGDWR; encoded by the coding sequence GTGAATTTCAATAGAAACATGGTCGCCGGAGCATTGACGCTGGTAAGCGTGTGTTTCCGGGTTGCGCCGGTGGTCGCACAGGATCGCCCGCTTGAGGCGGACCCGGCGATACAGCAGGATCAGTTGCAGGTCATCCGAGCCGATTCCCTCGCCCGTGTGCAGAATCATGCGGCAGCCATCGGTCTCGCCCATGAGGCACTCGGAACCGTCCTCGACCGAACCGAGGACAAGGACACGCTGGCCATCTTGTGGCTTAATAAGCTCGGCATATACTTCTATCAGACTGCACAATACGATTCGGCCGAGTTCTACTGGCGCCGCTCTCTTCGCGCTACGGAGGATTGGTTCGGAAATGACCACCCATCGGTGGCCAAGAGCCTCAACAATCTCGCCGTTCTGCATCGCGACAAAGGGAATTACTCACTGGCATTGCCGCTTTATCTGCGGGCGCTTGAGATCTGGGAACACGCCTATGGACCGGACCATCAACTGGTGGCAACCGCCGCCAATAATCTTGGGTACTGCTACCACTATTTGGGGCGTTACGACGATGCCAGGGTTCTCTACGAGAGGGCGTTGGCCGGATGGACCAAAGCGTATGGGGCTGTGCACCACGATGTGGCAAGAGCCATCATCAACCTTGCGAACCTGGCACGTGACCTGGGTCGATTCGCCGAGGCCGAGCGGCGGCTGCGCGATGCCCTCAATACGATGCAGCACGTATATCAGACCGCTCACCCCGACATCGCCTACTGTCTGAACAACCTGGCGTTTGTCTGCTGGAAGCAGGCCCGCTACGACGACGCGAAGGACCTGTATCGACAAGCGTTGGCGATCAATGAAAAGTCTCTTGGCCCGAATCACCCGTATGTGGCCTACAGTCTGCACGGACTGGCGAAATTGGAGATAGAGAGCAGGGATTACCCAGCGGCGGAGTCCCTCTTATTGCGAGCGCTGGCCGTTCGGCGGGAGACGTTCGGAAACGAGCATGTCGAAGTCGCTACGATAGAGAATGACCTGGCGGCAATGTATCTGGACTACGGCCGCCGCGAGCCGGCCGGTCAGCTCGTCGAACATGCGCTCACTATTCGAGAGAGAGCCTACGGTCCAGTGCATTCCGATGTCGCCAACAGCCTGTACACGCTGGCCACGCTGCGGCAGCAGGAGTTGAAACCGCGCGAAACCGAAAGTCTGACCACTCAGGCCGTCGCGGTCTGGGAGAAATGTCTTGGAAAGTCGCATGATAACGTGGCAGCCGGACTTGAACTCCTGGCTCAGTTGGCGCTTGAGAAGGGTCAACCAGAGGACGGTCTCGATGCGGCCCTCCGCGCTTGTGCGATCCGCCTAAGGAACTTCCGGGCCAACGGCATGGCGCTGTCCGAGCGTGATGCGCTCGCATTCGGCGGCTCGCTACGGCAATCACTCGATTTGACTCTCGAGATCTACTTCGGCATTGATGTTCCATCCCGCGCGGCAACTGAAACAGTATGCGACTTGATCCTGGGGACTAAAGGCATGGTGACCGACCAGTTGTTCGAACAGCGACAATTGAGTCGCGTGCGGCAGGACACTCTTTCGGGCAGATTGACTGAAACGCTGCGCCGGACGAAGTTCCGGTTGTCGGAACTGTATGCTCAGGGTCAGAGTGATGACGCTGTTGCGTACTCGCATGCCACTGATTCCCTCTCCAAAGTAGCGGAAGGTATCGAGCAGGAACTGGCGCTGCTGGGCGGATCGTTCCCGGCACGGAGCGGTCAGCGGCCAGTGACGACACTGAACATGCGACAGGCGCTGCCGCAGGCTTCAGTCATGATGGAGTTCATCAGGTATCGACACCGTCATGCCGAGTATGCTGTCGACGGAGAGTCATATGCGGTCATCGTGCTGAGACCTGACGACCCGGAGATGCTGGTGCGCCTGGGCCCGGCAGATTCGTTGCATGTGCTGATCAATGAATATCGCCGACAATTCTCAGCTATCGCGAGCGGCGAAATAGCTCCGGATTCCCGTGCTGAGACGACGTATCGGCGAATCGCGCAATCACTTTCCGATTTCGTGTGGCGACCGATAGCGCGGTATGTCAAACCAGGTGAACGGTTGTTCCTTGCCTGTGACGGCGCGTTAAATCTGGTTTCCTTTGCGTCTCTTCCTGTCGAAGATGATCGATACCTGATAGACATTCACCCCGTGCATTACCTGTCGTCCGGTCGCGATATCCTGAGACCGTCGGCCAGGAAGAAGGCGAGTAATCGATTGTTGGTGATCGGCGACCCGGACTACTTTGCCTGGGCCACGGAAAGCACCGGTAGGAGTGTTGATACACCTCGTGCGATTCAGACCCCGGGCGTGCGAGGTCAGGTCGCGCCATGTGTAACACTGGAGAATCTGGTGGCCAGTCCGCTCCCGGGGACACGGCGCGAAGTCGAGACGATAGCAGAGCAGTGGAGCCGGGGTCACGGAAACCAGATAACGATGCTGCTGGGAGCTGAGGCGTCGGAAGAGCAAGTTGTTGCCAGTATGCCATCGGCGGGCTTCATTCACATCGCCACCCACGGCTTCTTTCTAAGTGATACGTGCCTGCCGAATTGGCCGGCATCACGGCTATCAGCGCTTGCTCCAACTGCAAGGCTGAATCCGCTCCTGTTAAGCGGGCTTCTCCTGGCCGGAGTGAACAATCGTACGAGCGGTTCGGGAAGTGGCGATGGGATACTCACCGCTTACGAAGTCTCGGCGCTTGACCTTGATGCCACAAGGCTCGTCTTCCTTTCAGCATGCGAGAGTGGTGCCGGGCAACTTGTGGACGGCGAAGGCGTGTACGGATTGCGGCGCGCATTCCAAATGGCGGGCGCATCGACCGTGGTAAGCTCGCTGTGGCCGGTATCAGATGAGCTGACCGGCGATTTGGTGGCCTGGTTCTATGAGAACCGGAGTTCTGTACTGCCCGATCGCATGCGCGATCTCCAGGTCCGGAAGCTCAACGAACTTCGAAGATCGAATCGGCCGACACACCCATATCTTTGGGCAGGTTTTATTGCCGTTGGGGATTGGCGTTGA
- a CDS encoding PKD domain-containing protein, with protein sequence MPFQLIVRVATALLVSTLVALTSCSDKTNPANSAPSIPLTCRIDSVSPETGTAPLVVKFSGGASGGKSPYTYHWQFGDQNSSEIAGPTHTYQAAGQYTVVYTVEDAGGGSCTKDTTVTVTATPRPDLIVASGSPVITPTSIEVGGSFRISAGSLRNSGSAACGQFTMGFYISADAILSVTDTRVGGATVSGLAAGGEFAWADQNFILSASIGAGTYYIGVLADENGSVTEANESNNSACRQVTVVAVAALTCSATASHTVGTAPLSVTFTASASGGRAPYTYSWQFGDQSTSTLQNPTHVYSQAGVYTARLTVTDANSATCTKTISITAVPPGLTCTVSANPTSGPAPLQVTFHSTVTGGTAPYHYAWTFGDGDTSLVANPTHTYTRRGTYTVNFAALDSRQNGCAKTLTISVTTGAALSCTASGAPSSGQAPLTVSFTSSTSGGTAPYSYSWNFGDGSTVIGSQNPTHTYSTPGTFTARMDVTDAQNATCSKTVVVTVTAASLNCSASATPTTGAAPLTVSFTGTASAGQAPYSYMWQFGDGGSSSQQNPSHIYNAAGTYTATLTVGDAASGNCSKNVTITVTGTALNCTASASPASGPAPLAVSFTGGATGGQQPYSYAWNFGDGGTSTLQSPSHTYQSAGSYTATVTVTDSRNATCQKSVAISATQAATGPVLSGPSNATASFTLTWTFSWPPLMNSNDKVSVERSITGPNSGYSVVAEVYRSQGSSLVIANPTQGTHYYRCRAWVSLAGQSQWSQYSNVLTVVVTAPVSKTRFNNNSTYFIVSLKIDNVEQFPASPLGMLPGYYYEKELAPGSHSWEALYGFWNEYGGREYLYRYWGTYTQRSGVTEQINLVSPTIAQLLTKFQSTGTWSAWVPGYFNKVVFRFNSNGTFTFTNLQGGTSTGTYTFVSRNGTNWTVVFSAGGYQATLWEFGDFFTMNNGPGGATLQYFYDGP encoded by the coding sequence ATGCCTTTCCAATTGATCGTAAGAGTCGCGACAGCACTGCTGGTCTCGACATTGGTCGCGCTCACGTCCTGCTCGGACAAAACGAATCCGGCCAACAGCGCACCCTCGATCCCGCTTACGTGCCGGATTGACAGTGTCAGTCCGGAGACCGGAACGGCCCCGCTGGTGGTCAAATTCAGCGGCGGCGCCTCGGGTGGCAAATCGCCATATACGTATCACTGGCAGTTCGGAGATCAAAACTCGTCCGAAATTGCCGGTCCTACCCACACATACCAGGCAGCAGGACAGTACACGGTAGTCTATACGGTTGAAGATGCTGGAGGTGGCAGTTGCACCAAAGACACGACTGTCACCGTAACTGCCACCCCTCGGCCGGACCTCATTGTCGCCAGCGGCTCGCCGGTGATAACCCCGACGAGCATTGAAGTCGGCGGGTCATTCAGGATCTCGGCAGGTTCTCTCAGAAACAGCGGCTCGGCCGCTTGCGGGCAATTCACGATGGGGTTCTATATCTCGGCAGACGCCATTCTATCCGTGACCGATACCCGTGTGGGCGGTGCCACTGTTAGCGGTCTTGCCGCCGGTGGAGAGTTCGCCTGGGCAGACCAGAATTTCATCCTCTCTGCTTCGATAGGCGCCGGCACTTATTACATAGGCGTTCTGGCCGATGAGAACGGCAGTGTGACCGAAGCCAACGAAAGCAACAACTCCGCCTGCCGTCAGGTGACAGTGGTGGCGGTTGCGGCCCTGACATGCTCGGCGACAGCGAGTCACACAGTGGGCACCGCTCCTTTATCGGTTACATTCACCGCCAGCGCCTCGGGTGGGCGAGCCCCGTATACGTATAGCTGGCAGTTCGGCGACCAGTCCACCAGCACGCTACAGAACCCTACTCATGTGTACTCGCAAGCCGGAGTGTACACGGCAAGATTAACTGTCACCGATGCCAACAGCGCCACCTGCACCAAAACCATCAGCATAACAGCGGTTCCACCGGGTCTGACATGCACCGTTTCTGCCAACCCGACTTCGGGCCCGGCCCCGTTGCAGGTGACGTTCCATAGCACGGTTACGGGCGGCACAGCGCCATATCACTATGCCTGGACATTTGGCGATGGTGACACGTCACTGGTCGCCAATCCGACTCACACGTACACTCGGCGAGGCACGTATACGGTGAATTTTGCAGCTCTGGACTCGCGCCAGAACGGATGCGCCAAGACCCTGACAATCTCAGTAACCACGGGAGCCGCGCTGAGCTGCACAGCATCGGGCGCACCTTCTTCCGGTCAGGCCCCCCTGACAGTTTCCTTCACCAGTTCGACCAGCGGCGGGACAGCCCCGTACAGTTATAGCTGGAATTTCGGCGATGGCTCGACAGTTATAGGATCGCAGAATCCAACCCATACGTATTCGACACCCGGCACGTTCACCGCTCGCATGGACGTTACCGATGCACAAAACGCCACTTGTTCCAAGACCGTGGTCGTGACCGTGACGGCCGCATCTCTGAATTGTAGTGCTTCGGCGACACCGACTACAGGGGCAGCTCCACTGACGGTGTCATTCACGGGAACCGCTTCAGCCGGCCAGGCTCCCTACAGTTACATGTGGCAGTTCGGTGACGGTGGCAGCAGCAGTCAGCAGAATCCAAGCCATATCTACAATGCTGCGGGAACTTATACGGCGACGCTGACAGTTGGCGACGCTGCATCCGGAAACTGTTCGAAGAATGTCACTATCACGGTCACCGGTACGGCATTGAATTGCACCGCCTCCGCAAGCCCGGCCTCCGGTCCGGCGCCGCTGGCGGTCAGCTTCACTGGAGGAGCCACAGGTGGGCAGCAACCGTATTCATACGCGTGGAACTTCGGCGATGGCGGCACCAGCACATTGCAGAGCCCGTCGCACACGTATCAATCCGCCGGCAGCTACACTGCAACAGTAACTGTCACGGATTCACGCAACGCGACCTGCCAGAAGTCAGTCGCCATTTCGGCCACTCAGGCTGCTACCGGCCCAGTGCTGAGTGGACCTTCGAACGCGACCGCCAGCTTCACTCTTACCTGGACGTTCAGCTGGCCGCCGCTCATGAACTCGAATGACAAGGTCAGCGTTGAACGGTCCATCACAGGCCCCAACTCCGGCTACAGTGTCGTTGCCGAAGTGTACCGGTCGCAGGGGTCATCATTGGTGATTGCGAATCCAACACAGGGGACTCACTATTATCGGTGCCGAGCATGGGTATCTCTTGCCGGCCAGTCGCAGTGGTCACAGTACAGCAACGTGCTTACCGTGGTAGTGACGGCGCCGGTATCCAAGACACGGTTCAACAACAACAGCACGTATTTCATCGTGTCGCTCAAGATTGACAACGTCGAGCAGTTCCCCGCGTCCCCTCTTGGTATGCTGCCCGGATACTATTATGAAAAGGAACTAGCGCCCGGATCGCATTCATGGGAGGCCCTGTACGGATTCTGGAACGAATACGGCGGCAGAGAATATCTCTACCGGTACTGGGGTACGTACACACAGCGCTCTGGTGTGACCGAGCAGATCAACCTGGTCAGCCCTACTATTGCACAGTTACTGACAAAATTCCAGTCTACTGGTACCTGGAGCGCCTGGGTGCCGGGCTACTTCAACAAGGTGGTCTTCAGGTTTAATTCAAACGGCACGTTTACATTCACGAACCTCCAGGGGGGCACCAGCACCGGCACGTACACATTCGTGTCGCGAAACGGAACGAATTGGACAGTCGTTTTCAGCGCCGGAGGCTATCAAGCAACGCTCTGGGAGTTTGGCGACTTCTTTACGATGAATAATGGCCCGGGAGGAGCGACCCTTCAGTATTTCTACGATGGCCCATAA